A DNA window from Theobroma cacao cultivar B97-61/B2 chromosome 5, Criollo_cocoa_genome_V2, whole genome shotgun sequence contains the following coding sequences:
- the LOC18600299 gene encoding uncharacterized protein LOC18600299, translating to MCPMRFLLVFFSAVLAGYVAWRTVRSSSDIDDVVSEDSDKMVAKDKQEFSFRRMVQNGFWVFVDMASGRYLWRNLKEMKMDEKVKNI from the exons ATGTGTCCTATGAGGTTCTTGCTGGTGTTCTTCTCTGCAGTTTTAGCAGGGTATGTTGCATGGAGGACGGTTCGTTCATCATCTGACATCGACGATGTAGTTTCTGAGGATTCCGACAAGATGGTTGCCAAAGATAAACAAGAATTCAGTTTCAGAAGG ATGGTTCAGAATGGATTCTGGGTATTTGTTGACATGGCTAGTGGGAGGTATCTGTGGAGGAATCTCAAGGAAATGAAGATGGATgaaaaagtaaagaacatTTGA
- the LOC18600301 gene encoding adenylyl-sulfate kinase 3, with protein sequence MSTMGNSTNIFWQESPIGKLERQKLLNQKGCVVWITGLSGSGKSTLACSLSRELYTRGKLSYILDGDNLRHGLNKDLGFKADDRTENIRRVGEVAKLFADAGLICIASLISPYRKDRDACRAMLPDANFIEVFMNMPLELCEARDSKGLYKLARAGKIKGFTGIDDPYEPPLNCEIEIQQKDGDCPTPGAMAGEVVSYLEEKGYLRDH encoded by the exons ATGTCTACTATGggaaattcaacaaatataTTTTGGCAAGAATCACCAATTGGGAAGCTTGAAAGGCAGAAGCTGCTTAACCAAAAGGGTTGTGTTGTATGGATTACGGGTCTCAGTGGATCAG GAAAAAGCACACTTGCGTGTTCACTAAGTAGAGAATTGTATACAAGGGGAAAGCTATCTTACATACTTGATGGTGATAACCTTCGGCATGGACTAAATAAGGATCTTGGTTTCAAGGCAGACGATCGAACAGAAAATATACGTAGGGTTG GGGAAGTGGCAAAGCTCTTTGCAGACGCTGGTTTAATCTGCATTGCCAGTTTAATATCTCCGTATAGGAAAGACCGGGATGCATGCCGTGCTATGTTGCCTGATGCTAATTTTATAGAG GTTTTCATGAACATGCCTCTGGAATTGTGTGAGGCAAGAGATTCAAAAGGCCTTTACAAGCTTGCACGTGCTGGAAAGATTAAAG GTTTTACTGGCATAGATGATCCTTATGAGCCACCCCTGAACTGTGAG ATAGAAATACAGCAGAAAGATGGAGATTGCCCCACACCAGGTGCTATGGCAGGGGAAGTAGTTTCTTACTTGGAAGAGAAAGGGTATCTGCGAGATCATTAA
- the LOC18600300 gene encoding dnaJ homolog subfamily C member 18 has translation MQAHLLVGPTPVNGFYSSSFFISNGSLSISASPFTGNWPYPHNSPRKSRNRWIPPPSSSFASAAGIDGEQNHYSVLGVARNASSADIKRAYRLLALKYHPDVSKDSQAGEMFKSIRHAYEVLSNEVTRVQYDRALTFQEDVGRSYKGKWNNSPEFEDGVRQYRWAEIKRKMQEERFGERYKVNDEYSSFYDETDDEEEDENLHQERGSFIEVLKSAFITLFLLQTFGSLFSLTFSSLMALFDKKLDAGYKIGYVVAWVLGGRGGILLTLCIAFASWVCGKTSSSIVVLVVVAMWVGSNLARYAPLPQGALLALMYMSIKLQVDLK, from the exons ATGCAGGCGCACCTCTTGGTGGGACCCACTCCCGTCAACGGCTTCTACTCCTCCTCCTTCTTCATCTCCAACGGCAGCCTCTCCATTTCCGCTTCCCCGTTCACTGGCAACTGGCCCTACCCCCATAACTCCCCGCGCAAATCCCGTAACCGTTGGATCCCACCGCCATCGTCTTCGTTTGCATCCGCGGCGGGTATCGACGGAGAGCAGAACCATTATTCGGTGCTTGGCGTCGCCCGGAATGCTTCATCCGCTGATATCAAGCGAGCTTATCGACTTCTCGCTCTCAAG TATCATCCTGATGTTAGCAAAGACTCTCAAGCTGGTGAAATGTTCAAGAGCATCCGTCATGCATATGAA GTATTATCTAATGAAGTAACGAGGGTTCAGTATGATCGTGCACTTACATTTCAAGAGGATGTTGGGAGGTcatataaaggaaaatggaaCAATAGTCCTGAGTTTGAAGATGGGGTTAGGCAATATAGGTGGGCTGAAATCAAACGAAAAATGCAAGAAGAAAGATTTGGGGAACGATATAAGGTGAATGACGAGTATTCTTCCTTCTATGACGAAACAGATGATGAGGAGGAAGACGAAAACCTGCATCAAGAGAGAGGCTCATTTATTGAAGTTCTAAAATCTGCTTTCATAACTCTATTTTTACTGCAGACCTTTggttctcttttttctctcacCTTCAGTAGCCTAATGGCTCTATTTGATAAGAAGTTGGATGCTGGATACAAGATTGGCTATGTAGTTGCCTGGGTTTTAGGCGGGAGAGGCGGCATTTTGCTGACTTTATGTATTGCCTTTGCAAGTTGGGTTTGTGGGAAAACAAGCAGCAGTATAGTTGTTCTAGTGGTTGTAGCCATGTGGGTTGGCTCCAATCTTGCAAGATATGCTCCACTCCCTCAAGGTGCCCTCCTCGCCCTCATGTACATGTCTATCAAGCTTCAAGTTGATTTAAAGTAA